The following are encoded together in the Flavobacteriales bacterium genome:
- a CDS encoding alpha/beta hydrolase, whose translation MKQIGTLDQKTKKVLLVCHGYGQLVEYFGKWLEVIAHKDICILCPEALHRFYLKGFGGRVGASWMTKEKRETDIKENHEFLNKILQEIEIKTQGIELHLLGFSQGAQTISRWVAQERIQASSLTLWGGRQAEDISWKTYEKLTKNSAINLWFGDQDEFYPDQKVANWLEELKEHRFAYQFHKYEGVHKLEPKALAEYAKQIMNL comes from the coding sequence GTGAAACAAATCGGGACTTTAGACCAAAAAACGAAAAAAGTTCTTCTTGTATGTCATGGCTATGGTCAACTTGTCGAATATTTTGGAAAATGGCTTGAAGTAATCGCTCATAAGGACATTTGTATTCTTTGTCCAGAAGCACTTCACCGTTTTTATCTAAAAGGGTTTGGAGGTCGTGTTGGGGCAAGTTGGATGACTAAAGAAAAAAGAGAAACTGATATAAAAGAAAATCATGAATTTCTCAATAAAATTCTTCAAGAAATTGAGATAAAAACTCAAGGAATTGAATTACATTTACTGGGGTTTTCACAAGGTGCGCAAACTATTAGTCGATGGGTAGCTCAGGAAAGAATTCAAGCAAGCTCCCTCACGCTTTGGGGAGGCAGACAAGCCGAAGATATTTCTTGGAAAACTTATGAAAAACTCACTAAAAATAGCGCAATAAACCTTTGGTTTGGAGATCAAGATGAATTTTATCCAGACCAAAAAGTGGCAAATTGGTTGGAGGAGTTGAAAGAACACCGTTTTGCTTATCAATTCCACAAATATGAAGGTGTACATAAGCTAGAACCAAAGGCTTTGGCAGAATATGCCAAACAAATTATGAATTTATGA
- a CDS encoding TIGR01777 family oxidoreductase, which yields MTKSVLIAGGSGLLGGLIATHLKAKRYQVNILTRNPQLESDIAWDPYLNKFPDEILEKTDIIINLSGANLNKKWTKEYKKELLKSRIAPTRLLFQRLKDHPNHQVKHFIQAAGISIYGNQGDTLIAEEYPAGEGFLEKLCVSWEKEAQKITNLGIKTDILRISPVLHPDNEFVRMQYKMARFNLLSPVGSGNQYVPWVHYKDFVRIVRFLINLESEEGTTYNICSPNSNSQQDLIHAFEKAVKKKQIMPAIPTQIIRWTMGEKSQLLTDSINAQPKALMDAGFEFQFPEITQALKDIL from the coding sequence ATGACAAAATCAGTTTTAATAGCCGGAGGAAGTGGTTTACTGGGTGGATTGATCGCTACCCACCTAAAAGCCAAAAGATATCAAGTAAATATTCTTACTAGAAACCCTCAACTAGAATCTGATATTGCTTGGGATCCTTATCTGAATAAATTTCCCGATGAGATTTTGGAAAAAACAGATATTATCATCAATCTATCGGGTGCCAATCTCAACAAAAAATGGACAAAGGAATACAAAAAAGAACTGCTAAAAAGTAGAATTGCCCCTACCCGATTGTTATTCCAAAGACTCAAAGATCATCCCAATCATCAAGTAAAACATTTTATTCAAGCAGCCGGTATAAGTATCTACGGAAATCAAGGAGATACCTTGATTGCTGAAGAATATCCTGCGGGTGAAGGTTTTTTAGAAAAACTTTGTGTCTCTTGGGAAAAAGAAGCTCAAAAAATTACCAATTTGGGAATCAAAACTGATATACTAAGAATCAGCCCAGTACTGCATCCTGATAATGAATTTGTAAGAATGCAATACAAAATGGCTCGTTTTAATTTACTTTCTCCAGTAGGATCTGGAAATCAATATGTCCCTTGGGTTCATTATAAAGACTTTGTCAGAATTGTCAGATTTTTAATCAATTTAGAGTCTGAGGAAGGAACAACTTATAATATTTGTAGTCCGAATTCGAATTCCCAACAAGACCTTATCCATGCTTTTGAGAAAGCCGTAAAGAAAAAACAGATCATGCCTGCTATTCCCACCCAAATAATTAGATGGACCATGGGAGAAAAAAGCCAATTACTCACCGATAGCATTAATGCACAACCAAAAGCTTTGATGGATGCTGGATTTGAATTTCAATTTCCAGAAATCACTCAAGCATTAAAAGATATTTTATAA
- the hemH gene encoding ferrochelatase has translation MKGILIINLGSPDSPNKKDVKRYLDEFLMDERVIDISKFWRTILVRGIILNTRPKKSAEAYQKVWTNDGSPLIIHTENLKNKIQNQVKAPVEMAMRYGNPSIKNGIQKLKDQGVSEILAIPLYPQYAMATTETVIVKAQEIQKMHFPEIRMDFVPPFYNNTEYINVLSESIQKALEKTDAEHLLFSYHGIPERHIYKTDPTESHCKIDGSCCNTPSEAHKTCYRHQCFETTKLVAKNLNFDKDFYSDSFQSRLGRDPWLQPYTADRFEDLPHEKVKKLAVVTPAFVADCLETIEEIGMEGKEEFLHAGGESFHTIPCLNDDDDWAKLLSKWSNEWLEA, from the coding sequence ATGAAAGGAATACTCATTATCAACTTAGGATCGCCTGATAGTCCCAACAAAAAAGACGTAAAACGTTATCTCGATGAATTTTTGATGGACGAAAGAGTGATTGATATTTCCAAATTTTGGAGAACAATTTTAGTTAGAGGAATTATCCTTAATACCCGACCAAAAAAATCGGCAGAAGCCTATCAAAAAGTATGGACAAATGATGGTTCACCACTCATTATTCATACTGAAAACTTAAAGAACAAGATCCAAAATCAGGTAAAAGCACCTGTGGAAATGGCTATGCGATATGGAAACCCATCCATTAAAAATGGAATCCAAAAACTCAAAGATCAAGGTGTTTCAGAAATATTAGCAATACCGCTCTATCCACAGTATGCCATGGCAACAACAGAAACGGTTATTGTTAAGGCTCAAGAAATTCAAAAAATGCATTTTCCAGAGATACGAATGGATTTCGTTCCTCCTTTTTATAACAATACGGAATATATTAATGTTTTGTCAGAAAGTATTCAAAAAGCTTTAGAAAAAACAGATGCAGAACACTTATTATTCTCTTATCATGGTATTCCAGAAAGACATATTTACAAAACTGACCCTACAGAAAGTCATTGTAAAATAGATGGATCGTGTTGTAATACGCCATCCGAAGCACATAAAACCTGCTATCGTCACCAGTGTTTTGAAACGACAAAACTAGTGGCAAAAAACCTCAATTTCGATAAAGATTTTTATAGCGATTCTTTCCAGTCTAGACTTGGTAGAGATCCTTGGTTACAACCCTATACGGCAGATAGATTTGAAGACCTTCCTCACGAAAAAGTGAAAAAATTAGCCGTAGTTACTCCTGCTTTTGTAGCCGATTGTCTAGAAACTATTGAAGAAATAGGAATGGAAGGAAAAGAAGAGTTTCTTCATGCTGGTGGGGAAAGTTTTCACACCATCCCCTGTTTGAATGATGACGATGACTGGGCAAAACTCCTGTCTAAATGGTCTAATGAATGGCTTGAGGCTTAG
- the nth gene encoding endonuclease III: MTKKEIAEDIRLILEDLYPETPVPLDHKDEYTLLIAVLLSAQCTDERVNKITPLLFAEADNPFDMVKMDVERIKEIIRPCGLSPRKSKAIYQLSEILIDKYQGDDPESMELLEELPGVGHKTASVVVSQAFGEPAFPVDTHIHRLAYRWKLSTGKSVEKTEKDLKALFSKEYWNKLHLQIIFFGREYCKARGHQPTECPICSKYGRKSLFKD; encoded by the coding sequence ATGACCAAAAAAGAAATTGCAGAGGATATCCGATTGATATTGGAAGATTTATATCCTGAAACTCCAGTTCCGCTAGATCATAAAGACGAATACACTTTATTGATTGCCGTTTTACTTTCTGCTCAATGTACCGATGAAAGGGTCAACAAAATAACTCCACTGCTTTTTGCTGAGGCTGATAACCCGTTTGATATGGTAAAAATGGACGTAGAGAGAATAAAGGAAATAATACGTCCGTGTGGGCTTTCGCCAAGAAAATCTAAGGCAATTTATCAGCTTTCTGAAATTCTTATTGATAAATACCAAGGAGACGATCCTGAATCTATGGAATTATTGGAAGAACTACCAGGTGTGGGACATAAAACAGCTTCGGTTGTGGTGAGTCAAGCTTTTGGAGAACCTGCTTTTCCAGTTGATACACATATTCATAGACTTGCTTATCGTTGGAAATTGAGTACAGGGAAATCTGTGGAAAAAACAGAGAAAGACCTCAAAGCGTTATTCTCTAAAGAATATTGGAATAAACTGCATTTACAAATCATTTTTTTCGGAAGAGAATATTGCAAAGCCCGTGGACATCAACCTACAGAGTGCCCTATTTGTTCTAAATACGGAAGAAAATCATTGTTTAAAGACTAA
- a CDS encoding MoxR family ATPase — protein MNSVDIQAINEKIKEDSAFIDVLTMEVNKVIVGQKDMVERLLIGLLGSGHILLEGVPGLAKTLAIKTLSQAIKADFQRVQFTPDLLPSDVIGTLIYNIKEGDFNIKKGPIFSNFVLADEINRAPAKVQSALLEAMAEKQVTIGDESFKLEEPFLVLATQNPVEQEGTYPLPEAQMDRFMLKTVIDYPSLEDERVIMRNSISGAMNYQVQPVVSIEDILRARESVKQVYVDEKIEKYVLDIIFATRYPEKYKLEKFKPLISFGASPRGSINLMMAARVYAFIKRRGFVIPEDVRAVCKDVLRHRIGVTYEAEAENITSEDIILEILNAVEVP, from the coding sequence ATGAATTCAGTAGATATTCAAGCAATCAACGAAAAAATAAAAGAAGATAGTGCATTTATTGATGTACTAACAATGGAGGTCAACAAGGTAATAGTTGGTCAAAAAGATATGGTAGAAAGACTTCTGATTGGTCTTTTAGGTTCTGGCCATATTCTCTTAGAAGGAGTTCCAGGTTTAGCAAAAACTTTGGCAATTAAAACGCTTTCACAAGCAATAAAGGCGGATTTCCAAAGAGTTCAGTTTACTCCAGATTTACTTCCTTCTGATGTTATCGGTACTTTGATTTACAATATCAAAGAAGGGGATTTTAATATCAAAAAAGGACCCATTTTCTCAAACTTTGTCCTTGCTGACGAAATTAACCGTGCCCCAGCAAAAGTTCAATCAGCTTTGCTAGAAGCCATGGCAGAAAAACAGGTAACTATTGGAGATGAAAGTTTTAAACTCGAAGAACCTTTCCTAGTTTTAGCAACACAAAACCCCGTAGAACAAGAAGGTACTTATCCTTTACCCGAAGCACAAATGGATCGTTTTATGCTTAAAACAGTCATAGATTATCCTTCACTAGAGGATGAAAGAGTGATCATGAGAAACTCCATTAGTGGAGCCATGAACTATCAAGTACAACCTGTAGTAAGTATTGAAGACATTCTTAGAGCTCGTGAATCTGTAAAACAAGTATATGTAGATGAAAAAATTGAGAAATATGTGCTCGATATCATCTTTGCAACTCGTTATCCAGAGAAATATAAACTTGAGAAATTTAAGCCTTTAATTAGTTTTGGAGCTTCTCCAAGGGGTTCGATCAATTTGATGATGGCAGCCAGAGTTTATGCTTTTATCAAGCGAAGAGGATTTGTAATTCCAGAGGATGTGAGAGCCGTTTGTAAAGATGTTCTTCGTCATAGAATTGGGGTGACTTATGAGGCTGAAGCCGAAAATATCACTAGCGAGGACATTATTTTGGAAATCCTGAACGCAGTTGAAGTGCCATAG
- a CDS encoding DUF58 domain-containing protein, giving the protein MDTTEILKKVRRVEIKTRRLTNQLFSGEYHSSFKGKGMSFSEVRKYEPGDDVRDIDWNVTAKLNEPYLKVFEEERELTMMLVVDISSSGHFGSRNLEKRELITEFCAVLAFSAMQNNDKVGLLLFSDQIEKFIPPKKGRSHILRIIRELIEFEPKQEKTNISQALSFLFGVMKKQNITFLISDFIDTNYQKEVQIASKKYDFTGVRVWDTLEEKMPNLGFIEWFDLETKKGKWMNTSSKKNRIKYEAQFQKNKAYFEEVFTKSGASFLDVSTQDSYVKKLLMFFKNR; this is encoded by the coding sequence ATGGATACAACGGAAATTCTTAAAAAAGTACGTAGAGTAGAAATCAAAACCCGCCGTCTGACAAATCAGTTATTTTCGGGAGAATATCATAGTTCTTTTAAAGGAAAAGGAATGTCTTTTTCTGAAGTAAGAAAATATGAACCTGGTGATGACGTTCGGGATATTGACTGGAATGTTACGGCGAAGCTCAACGAGCCCTATCTCAAAGTTTTTGAGGAAGAGCGAGAGCTTACCATGATGTTAGTGGTTGATATTTCTTCTTCAGGACATTTTGGAAGTAGAAATTTAGAAAAAAGAGAACTTATTACCGAGTTTTGTGCTGTTTTGGCATTTTCTGCTATGCAAAACAATGACAAAGTGGGCTTACTTCTTTTTAGTGACCAAATTGAAAAATTTATTCCACCCAAAAAAGGAAGAAGTCATATTTTAAGAATCATCCGAGAATTGATAGAATTTGAACCAAAACAGGAAAAAACCAATATTTCTCAGGCACTTTCCTTTCTTTTTGGAGTAATGAAAAAGCAAAATATCACTTTTTTGATTTCAGATTTTATTGACACTAATTATCAAAAAGAAGTACAAATTGCCTCTAAAAAATATGATTTCACAGGGGTGAGAGTTTGGGATACTTTGGAGGAAAAAATGCCCAATTTAGGTTTTATAGAATGGTTTGATCTCGAAACCAAAAAAGGAAAATGGATGAACACCAGTTCTAAAAAAAATCGGATAAAATACGAAGCTCAGTTCCAAAAAAACAAAGCCTATTTTGAAGAAGTTTTTACAAAAAGTGGTGCATCTTTCCTTGATGTTTCTACCCAAGATTCTTACGTGAAAAAATTATTAATGTTTTTTAAAAATAGATAA
- a CDS encoding VWA domain-containing protein: protein MNNSNYFFENPEAFYLLLLLPLYILYLVFIQRKKQPKVKHSATTFMGSKGHLLNFLPYLSPLLKMSAFALLVIALARPRGVDESVETISKEGIDIVLTMDVSTSMKALDFKPNRLEASKEIAIDFVDGRKNDRIGLVIYAAESFTQCPITTDYKIVKNLIKDIDFGLLEDGTAIGMGLATAVSRLKDSKAESKVIILLTDGENTAGLISPMTAAEMAAKFGIKVYTIAVGRKGEVPYPYNHPFLGRQIQKINSKVDVKLLKNIATTTSGKFFRAKNNKKLKEIYKEIEKLEKTEVQELKYKNYTEFYRKYVTIALFLLVFDRLLTYVFLKSIAKC from the coding sequence ATGAATAATAGCAATTATTTTTTTGAAAATCCCGAGGCTTTTTACCTCTTACTTTTGTTACCGCTTTATATTCTATATCTCGTTTTTATTCAAAGAAAAAAGCAACCAAAAGTAAAGCATTCTGCCACCACTTTTATGGGTTCCAAAGGTCATTTATTAAACTTTTTACCTTACCTCTCTCCTCTTCTAAAAATGAGTGCTTTTGCTTTACTAGTTATAGCCTTAGCAAGACCTCGTGGAGTGGACGAAAGTGTGGAAACTATTAGCAAAGAAGGAATAGATATTGTACTCACAATGGACGTTTCTACCTCCATGAAAGCATTAGATTTTAAGCCAAATAGATTAGAAGCCTCTAAAGAAATTGCTATTGATTTTGTAGATGGTAGAAAAAATGACCGAATTGGCTTGGTCATTTACGCAGCAGAGAGTTTTACACAATGTCCTATTACAACAGATTATAAAATTGTAAAAAACCTCATTAAGGACATTGATTTTGGTTTACTAGAAGATGGAACAGCTATAGGAATGGGATTAGCTACTGCCGTATCTAGACTCAAAGACAGCAAGGCAGAATCTAAGGTAATCATCCTTTTAACCGATGGAGAGAATACTGCTGGACTTATTTCACCTATGACTGCCGCCGAAATGGCCGCAAAATTCGGCATCAAAGTATACACCATTGCCGTGGGAAGAAAAGGAGAAGTTCCCTACCCATATAATCATCCGTTTTTGGGAAGACAAATTCAAAAAATCAACTCAAAAGTAGATGTAAAACTTTTAAAAAACATTGCAACTACTACCTCTGGGAAGTTTTTTAGAGCCAAAAACAATAAAAAACTCAAAGAAATTTACAAAGAGATAGAAAAACTTGAAAAAACAGAAGTACAAGAATTGAAATATAAAAACTACACAGAATTCTATAGAAAATATGTGACAATAGCCTTATTCCTTCTTGTATTCGATAGATTATTGACCTATGTATTTTTAAAATCTATTGCCAAATGTTAA
- a CDS encoding bile acid:sodium symporter family protein, producing the protein MTTIDFFISLVLALMMFGIGMSIRFVEFKKLFEHRKSLYLGLSLQMIFLPIFAFTIAWFAPISPAFKLGIVLVSICPGGTTSNFISYILHANTALSVALTSINSFLILITIPLFTALGYDIFYPNETYHDFSILQNVIQVLLIVVLPSILGMTVRHYKSYFAKRIEKSLKWVNTALLAAVFLIKFLAGKEHGGTDISTEDILQILPYALALNVVSMFVSDIFGKWFRVGKVNRITISIEVGLQNTALAILIAGTLLKSAEMTKPALVFALFSFFTTFGFGYWKKKSS; encoded by the coding sequence ATGACAACAATAGATTTTTTTATTTCACTAGTTCTTGCTCTCATGATGTTCGGCATAGGGATGAGTATTCGATTTGTGGAATTTAAAAAACTCTTTGAACATCGGAAGTCATTGTATTTGGGTTTGAGTTTACAAATGATTTTTCTTCCCATTTTCGCCTTCACTATCGCTTGGTTTGCTCCCATTTCGCCTGCTTTTAAACTAGGAATTGTTTTGGTTTCAATATGCCCAGGAGGTACTACGTCAAATTTTATTTCCTATATTCTTCATGCGAATACGGCTCTTTCTGTCGCTCTTACTTCTATCAATAGTTTTCTGATTTTAATCACCATTCCCTTGTTTACGGCTTTGGGTTATGATATTTTTTATCCCAATGAGACTTACCATGATTTTTCTATTCTCCAAAACGTAATTCAAGTATTGCTCATCGTTGTTTTGCCATCCATCCTTGGGATGACCGTTCGACATTATAAAAGTTATTTTGCAAAAAGAATTGAAAAATCTCTAAAATGGGTCAACACAGCACTATTAGCCGCTGTTTTTCTAATTAAATTTTTAGCAGGAAAAGAACATGGCGGTACAGACATCAGTACGGAGGATATTTTACAAATTCTCCCCTATGCTCTAGCACTCAATGTGGTTTCAATGTTTGTAAGTGATATTTTTGGAAAATGGTTTCGTGTAGGAAAAGTGAATAGAATAACCATTTCGATTGAAGTTGGCTTACAAAACACGGCACTTGCCATCCTGATTGCAGGAACGTTGCTAAAAAGTGCTGAAATGACTAAACCGGCTTTGGTTTTTGCGCTTTTTTCATTCTTTACCACTTTCGGATTTGGGTATTGGAAAAAGAAATCATCGTAA